The Terriglobales bacterium genome includes the window CGCGACGCGGTGCGCGAGCGCCGCATTTTCCCGCTGTTGTTCGCTTCGGGCCTGGGCAACATCGGCGCCGACCGCGTGCTCGACTTCATCGGCGAGTTTCTGCCTGCCGCCACCGAGCGCCCGCCGGTGACCGCCGCCGTGCAGCCCAATAACGGCGAGCCCGCCACGCGCAAAGTGGCCGACTCAGAGCCGCTTTCCATGTATGTCTTCAAGACGGTGAACGACCCGTTTTCCGGGCGCATTTCCTTCTTCAAGGTCTACTCCGGCGTGGTGAAGAACGACATGACGGTGCAGAACTTCACGCGCAACACGGCCGAGAAGCTCTCGCACATCTCGGTGATGCAGGGGAAGAACGCGATTGCGGTCCCCGAACTGCACGCCGGCGACATCGGCGCCGTTGCCAAGCTCCGCGAAGTCCTCACCGGCGACACGCTGGGCGACAAGGCGCACCCCATTCAGTATCCCAACATCGCGCTGCCCGAGCCGGCGATCACGTTCGCCATCGAGCCGAAGTCACGCGCCGACGAAGACAAGCTGGGCACCGGCGTCCACAAGCTGATGGAAGAAGATTCGATGCTGCGCTTTTTCCGCGACCCGCAGACCAAGGAATTCCTCATCGCGGGCACCGGCCAGCAACACATCGAAGTGGTTGTTTCCAAGATGAAGCGGCGCTACCACACCGAGGTCACGCTGAAGGCGCCCAAGGTGCCGTACCGCGAGACGATCCGCGGGCGCGCCGACGTGCAGGGCCGCCACAAGAAGCAGACCGGCGGGCACGGCCAGTTCGGCGACTGCAAGATCAGGATGGAGCCGCTGCCGCGCGGCGGCAACTTCGAGTTCGTCAACGACATTTTCGGCGGCGCCATCCCCAAGAACTTCATTCCCGCCGTGGAGAAGGGAATCGTCGAGGCAGCGGCGCGCGGATATCTCGCCGGATATCCGGTGGTGGACTTCCGCGTGACGCTCTACGACGGCTCCTACCACGACGTGGACTCGAACGAACTTTCGTTCAAGACCGCCGGACGCATCGCCTTCAAGAAGGCGATGGAGCAGGCCAAGCCCACGCTGCTGGAGCCCATCATGAAGGTCGAAATCACCGTGCCCGACGAGTTTGCCGGCGCCATCATGGGCGACCTGAACTCGCGCCGCGGCCGCATCCAGGGCATGGACAACAAGGCCGGCAACACCGTGGTGAAGGCCGAGGTGCCCATGGCCGAAATGCTCAGCTACGGCAACGAGCTCACCTCGATGACCCAAGGCCGGGGCAGCTTCCACATGGAAATGGCGCACTACGACGTCGTCCCCGGCATGATCCAGGAGAAGATCGTGGAGAAGTACAAGAAGGAGCGCGGCGAGGTCACGGAAGAAGAGGAGTAGAACCGTGTGGACGTGAGCGAACCGTTCGAGGCCTCGCCCGCGCAGAACTCCGCTAAGATGGAGCCCGGCCGCACCCGGCCGGCTTTTTGCTCGCCCGTACAGTCAAACAAACCTGCTCTAACTATGTGCCAGTGACCGCGACCTCCACATCGCCGGCGGTTCCGGAATCGCGACGCTGGCGGGGTCCCTGGTCGAGCGACGCCGCTGTCCTCGCCTATGTCGCCGCCGCGACGGTAATCATTCAGCTGCTTGTTGGCCACCGCTACGGCTTCCATCGCGATGAACTGGCCACGCTGGATGACGCGCGCCATCTCGCCTGGGGATACGTCGCGTACCCGCCGGTAACGCCGTTCTTCGCACGAATCTCGCTGGAGCTGTTTGGGACGTCGCTGACCGGGTTCCGCTTGTTCGCGGCGATCGCCGAGGCGATTGCGGTTTTTCTTACCGGGCTGATGGCGCGCGATTTGGGCGGACGCCGCCTGGCGCAGCTTTTCGCCGCCACGGCAGCTGTGCCCTTCTGCCTCGCGGCCGGCGCGGTGATGCAGTACGTCTCGTTCGACTATCTGGCGTGGGTCCTGGTGGCGTACTTCACCATGCGGCTGCTGCAGTCAGACGATCCCCGCTGGTGGTTGGCCATTGGCGCGGCCATCGGATTCGGAATGCTCTCCAAGTACGCGATGCCGTTCCTGGTCTTCGCGCTGGGCATCGGACTGCTGCTGACGCCGGCGCGCCGCCACCTGCGAAGCAAGTGGTTCCTCTGCGGGGCGGCGGCGGGGCTGCTGATATTCCTGCCCAACCTGCTATGGCAGGTGCGGCACAACTTCATCTACCTGGATTTTGTCCGTCACATCCACGAGCGCGACGTAAGCCAGGGCCGGCACCGCCTCTTCCTGCCCGAGCAACTCGAGCTGACGCTGTTCGCGTTCCCGCTGGCCATCGCCGGCCTGTACTACTTCTTTTTCTCGCCACAAGGAAAACGCTACCGGACCCTTGGCTGGATGTACATCGTTCCCCTCGTGGTGTTCATACTCGCCAAGGGGCGCAGCTACTATCTCGCGGCGGCGTATCCCATGCTCTATGCCGCGGGCAGCGTGTGGCTGGAGGGCACACTCGCCAGCCGGCGTCTTTCGCTGAAGGCGCTGGTGTGGGCGGCGCTAGTCGCCGACGTCGCCCTCGCCGCGGCATTCACCCTGCCGCTGGCGCCCGAGGGCTCGAAGTGGTTCGGCGCGGCATGCGCGGTGCAGGAGAACTTCCGAGAAGAAATCGGCTGGCCGGAGCTGGTCGAGACGGTCGCCAAAATTCGTGATGCGCTGCCGGCGGGAGACCGCATGCGCTACGGAATCCTGGCCGCGAACTATGGCGAGGCGGGCGCCATCAATCTCTATGGGCCGCGGTATGGGCTGCCGACAGCGATCAGCGGCGTGAATTCGATGTGGGAGCGCGGCTATCCCCAGCCGCCGCCCCAGACGCTGATCGTTCTCGGATTTTCGGCGCGCTTCCGCGAGCGGCGCTTCACGTCATGCCAGGTGGCGGCCAAAGTCTGGAACCACCTCGGCGTGCTCAACGAGGAGACGAAAGACCATCCCGAGATCTACGTTTGCCGAGGATTAAAACAGGGCTGGCCGGAGTTCTGGAAGGACTTTCATTACTACGGGTGAGGCAGCAATCAGCACTGAGCAATGAGCATTCAGCCCTTGCGCGTACCCGGCCAAAAGTGAACGTGATCGCGATCGCAGAAGGCGTTCGGGGACTGAATGCCGACTGCTGATTGCTTACTTGCCGGCGCTGGCGGCCATTTTCTTCACCATGGCGAGCACCAGTTTGCGGTCGCTTTCGTTCAGGCTGGGCGAGTAGCGGCGGATCTGTGTGAGGAAGCGGACTTCGTCTTCGCTGAGCTGGGGGACGGCCTTGGCATGGCCGTTTTCCCCGGCGCTATCGGCAAAGAAGTTGCCGAGCGGAACATCCATGGCGCCGGCGATTTTGGCCAGGGTATCGAGCGAGGGAATCGTGTGGCCGTTTTCGACTCGCGAGAGGTAGCAGCGCAGCAGCCCGGTGCGCTTTTCTATGTCGCCCTGCGACATGCCCTTTTGTAGGCGGAAGTTTCTTATCGTCTCGCCAATGTTCATGGGTTGTGGCGCTAAGTCCAGGGCTGCGTTGGGGGTCCGACGCATACTAACCAGAGTAGTACCTTCTGGCAAGGACAATTTTTGTTAGTCGTTAACAGCGGCAATGGAAAGGAAATTGCCGAACTGCGAAGTGCCGAACTGCTGAATTGAAACCGGGCCGGGGAATGCAGGGTCCATCAGTTCGGCAATTCGGCCCTTCGGCCGTTCCGCAATGCCTAGAGTTCCAGCTCCATGTAGATCGCGCCCTCGATGGGATTGGTGTAGTACGGCGCGATTTCGTAGAAACCAAGGTCGCGATAGAGCTCCACGGCCGTTCCCATCAGCCGGGGGATGGTGTCGAGCCGCATGCGCCGGTAGCCCATCGCCCGCGCGTCGGCAATGAGGCGCTCGGCCAGAAGACGGCCGAGTTCCCGTCCGCGGAACGCAGGGCGCACGTAGAGCCGCTTCATCTCGCAGATGTCCTCGCCGCGCGCGTGCAGCGCGATGCAGCCGGCATACTCTGCGCCGACCTTCGCCAGGACCAGCGTGCCCGACGGCGCGCCGTAGTCGCCCGGCAGGTTTGCCAGATCGTGCTCGAAATTCTGGAAGCAGAGGCTGAAGCCCAGCGACCTGGCATACTCGAGCCAAAGCTCGCGGACCGCTTCCAGTTCCGATGGCGATTCGGCTTGCTTCAGGACGATGGCGTCTTGGGCGGGTGAGGACACTTGCCCTTAAAAGACGCAGCGCCGGGCCGATCCGGCGCAGGAAATTATGCGACCGGCCCGGTGGCGGAGCGCGCCAGGGCGTCCGGATCCATCCTGGCGATCTGGCGATTGTGCAGCGGCGCCGCCAGCGTCACCGCAAGGATGGCGCCGACCAGCGCGGTCGCCATGTCTTCCTGAGTGTCCCACGGGTCGCCCTGCGTGCCCAGAAAAGCGTCTGACGCCGAGCCGAACGCCACCGCCGCGCGCCACTCCAGCAGCTCGTACAGCGCGCTGATCGCGAGGCACACGCACACCACCAGGAAGGGCGCCCAGCGGCGCTTCACCACGCGCCGCCGCAGGAAGAATTCGCGCGCGATCAGCGCCGGCACGAATCCCTGCATGAAGTGGCCCACGCGATCGAAGTCGTTCCGCGCCAGTTGCCAGTGGTCGCGCAGCCAGTTGAAGGCGGGCACCTCGGCGTAGGTGTAGTGCCCGCCGAC containing:
- the fusA gene encoding elongation factor G; amino-acid sequence: MKVYEGANIRNVLFAGHSHAGKTSLVSAMLFTAGSTQRLGRIDDGTTTTDYDDEEIARKMSISTAVAAAEWAGKKINLVDAPGFNLFVHEAKLAMPAVESAAIVVDGVAGVEVVTQRVWGDADEFELPRIVVASRMDRERADATRTLESLTSAFGRNVIPVQLPIGSEKGLKGVVDLVRMKAYTYELGGNGKGKEGEIPADLAGAAQAGHEKIVELVAEGNDSLMEEFFDKGTIPDEHLIPGLRDAVRERRIFPLLFASGLGNIGADRVLDFIGEFLPAATERPPVTAAVQPNNGEPATRKVADSEPLSMYVFKTVNDPFSGRISFFKVYSGVVKNDMTVQNFTRNTAEKLSHISVMQGKNAIAVPELHAGDIGAVAKLREVLTGDTLGDKAHPIQYPNIALPEPAITFAIEPKSRADEDKLGTGVHKLMEEDSMLRFFRDPQTKEFLIAGTGQQHIEVVVSKMKRRYHTEVTLKAPKVPYRETIRGRADVQGRHKKQTGGHGQFGDCKIRMEPLPRGGNFEFVNDIFGGAIPKNFIPAVEKGIVEAAARGYLAGYPVVDFRVTLYDGSYHDVDSNELSFKTAGRIAFKKAMEQAKPTLLEPIMKVEITVPDEFAGAIMGDLNSRRGRIQGMDNKAGNTVVKAEVPMAEMLSYGNELTSMTQGRGSFHMEMAHYDVVPGMIQEKIVEKYKKERGEVTEEEE
- a CDS encoding glycosyltransferase family 39 protein translates to MTATSTSPAVPESRRWRGPWSSDAAVLAYVAAATVIIQLLVGHRYGFHRDELATLDDARHLAWGYVAYPPVTPFFARISLELFGTSLTGFRLFAAIAEAIAVFLTGLMARDLGGRRLAQLFAATAAVPFCLAAGAVMQYVSFDYLAWVLVAYFTMRLLQSDDPRWWLAIGAAIGFGMLSKYAMPFLVFALGIGLLLTPARRHLRSKWFLCGAAAGLLIFLPNLLWQVRHNFIYLDFVRHIHERDVSQGRHRLFLPEQLELTLFAFPLAIAGLYYFFFSPQGKRYRTLGWMYIVPLVVFILAKGRSYYLAAAYPMLYAAGSVWLEGTLASRRLSLKALVWAALVADVALAAAFTLPLAPEGSKWFGAACAVQENFREEIGWPELVETVAKIRDALPAGDRMRYGILAANYGEAGAINLYGPRYGLPTAISGVNSMWERGYPQPPPQTLIVLGFSARFRERRFTSCQVAAKVWNHLGVLNEETKDHPEIYVCRGLKQGWPEFWKDFHYYG
- a CDS encoding helix-turn-helix transcriptional regulator, whose amino-acid sequence is MRRTPNAALDLAPQPMNIGETIRNFRLQKGMSQGDIEKRTGLLRCYLSRVENGHTIPSLDTLAKIAGAMDVPLGNFFADSAGENGHAKAVPQLSEDEVRFLTQIRRYSPSLNESDRKLVLAMVKKMAASAGK
- a CDS encoding GNAT family N-acetyltransferase — its product is MSSPAQDAIVLKQAESPSELEAVRELWLEYARSLGFSLCFQNFEHDLANLPGDYGAPSGTLVLAKVGAEYAGCIALHARGEDICEMKRLYVRPAFRGRELGRLLAERLIADARAMGYRRMRLDTIPRLMGTAVELYRDLGFYEIAPYYTNPIEGAIYMELEL
- a CDS encoding DUF2238 domain-containing protein; the protein is MSSNRQSRALAALLITFGIVLAWSAIRPHDYFTWILETWPALAALLVLAATYSSFQFTTFVYGMIWAHAVVLLVGGHYTYAEVPAFNWLRDHWQLARNDFDRVGHFMQGFVPALIAREFFLRRRVVKRRWAPFLVVCVCLAISALYELLEWRAAVAFGSASDAFLGTQGDPWDTQEDMATALVGAILAVTLAAPLHNRQIARMDPDALARSATGPVA